The genomic segment GTGTATTCTCCCTCCTTGAGTACTGAGGCGGAGCCGAAGTCTAGCAGCAGGACGTTGTGATTGGTTAGTTGGACCAGGATGTTCTCAGGTTTCAGGTCTCTGTGGACCACGCCCCTGGAGTGGCAGTGGAGCAGAGCAGACACCAcctatacatacacatacacacacacacacacatgcacagaaaagtgtgtgttgcaggtcagTATCAGGTGTGTTGCAGGTCAGTATCAGGTGTGTTGCAGGTCAGTATCAGGTGTGTTGCAGGTCAATATCAGGTGTACCacatcaggtgtgttgcaggtCAATATCAGGTGTACCacatcaggtgtgttgcaggtCAGTATCAGGTGTGTTGCAGGTCAGTATCAGGTGTGTTGCAGGTCAGTATCAGGTGTGTTGCAGGTCAATATCAGGTGTACCacatcaggtgtgttgcaggtCAGTATCAGGTGTGTTGCAGGTCAGTATCAGGTGTGTTGCAGGTCAGTATCAGGTGTGTTGCAGGTCAGTATCAGGTGTGTTGCAGGTCAGTTTCAGGTGTGTTGCAGGTCAGTATCAAGTGTACCacatcaggtgtgttgcaggtCAGTATCAGGTGTGTTGCAGGTCAGTTTCAGGTGTGTTGCAGGTCAGTATCAAGTGTACCacatcaggtgtgttgcaggtCAGTATCAGGTGTGTTGCAGGTCAGTTTCAGGTGTGTTGCAGGTCAGTATCAGGTGTGTTGCAGGTCAGTATCAAGTGTGTTGCAGGTCAGTATCAGGTGTGTTGCATGTCAATATCAGGTGTTCCacatcaggtgtgttgcaggtCAGTATCAGGTGTGTTGCAGGTCAGTATCAGGTGTGTTGCAGGTCAGTATCAGGTGTGTTGCAGGTCAGTATCAGGTGTGTTGCAGGTCAATATCAGGTGTACCacatcaggtgtgttgcaggtCAGTATCAGGTGTGTTGCAGGTCAGTATCAGGTGTGTTGCAGGTCAGTATCAGGTGTGTTGCAGGTCAGTATCAGGTGTGTTGCAGGTCAGTATCAAGTGTACCACATCAGGTGTGTTTTAGGTCAGTATCAGGTGTGTTGCAGGTCAGTTTCAGGTGTGTTGCAGGTCAGTATCAGGTGTGTTGCAGGTCAGTATCATGTGTGTTGCAGGTCAGTATCAGGTGTGTTGCAGGTCAGTATCAGGTGTGTTGCAGGTCAGTATCAGGTGTGTTGCAGGTCAGTATCAAGTGTACCacatcaggtgtgttgcaggtCAGTATCAGGTGTGTTGCAGGTCAGTATCAGGTGTGTTGCAGGTCAGTTTCAGGTGTGTTGCAGGTCAGTATCAGGTGTGTTGCAGGTCAGTATCAAGTGTACCacatcagctgtgtgtgtgtgactctgacCTGCTGCATCACATGACGCGCCATCCCCTCCTCCAAGTAGCCACTCCCCTCCTGCATATAATTAAAGAGATCCAAGCAGGGGATTGGACGCTCTAGAACCAGCAGATATACGCCCGCCCCCTCTGGCCCTGGCATCCAATAGTAGTCAAGGAGTTGGGCCACGCCTCTACACCTGGGCAAGCGACACACCTGCCGCAGCAGAGCGATCTCCAACGGCAACACATCTTCGCTCtccgactacacacacacacacacacacacagtacacacacacacacacacacacacacacagtacacacacacacaaacacacacacacacacacacacacacacacagtacacacacacagtacacacacacacacacacacacacacacacacacagtacacacacacagtacacacacacacacacacacacacaaacacacacacaaacacacacacacacacacacacacacacacacagtacacacacacacacacacacacacacacagtacacacacacacacacacacagtacacacacacacacacacacacagtcacacacacacacacacacacacacacacacacacacacacacacacacacacacagtacacacacacacacacacacacacacacacacacacagtacacacacacagtacacacacacagtacacacacacacacacagtacacacacacacacacacacacacacacacacacacacacacacacagtcacacacacacacacacacacagtacacacacacacacacacacacacacacacagtacacacacacacacacacacacacagtacacacacacacacacacacacacacacacacacagagtacacacacacacacacacacacacacacacacacacacagtacacacacacagtacacacacacagtacacacacacacacacacacacacacacacagtacacacacacacacacacacagtacacacacacacacacacacagtacacacacacacacacacacacacacacagtacacacacacagtacacacacacacacacacacacacacacacagtacacacacacacacacacagtacacacacacacacacacacacacacacacagtacacacacacacacacacacacacacacagagtacacacacacacacacacacacacacacacacacacacacacacacacacacacacacacacacacacacacacacacacacacagtacacacacacagtacacacacacacacacacacacacagtacacacacacacacacacacacagtacacacacacacacacacacagaacacacacacacacacacacacacacacacagtacacacacacacacacacacacacacacacacacacacacacacacacacacacacacacacacacacacacagtacacacacacacacacacacacacagtacacacacacacacacaaacacacacacacacacacacacacagtacacacacacacacacacacacacacacacacacacacacacacacacagtacacacacacacacacacacacagtacacacacacacacacacacacacacacacacagtacacacacacacacacacacacacagtacacacacacacacacacacacagagtacacacacacacacacacacacagtacacacacagtacacacacacacacacacacacacagtacacacacacacacacacacacacacagtacacacacacacacacacacacacacacacacacacacacacacacacacagtacacacacacacacacagtacacacacagtacacacacacacagtacacacacacacacacacagaacacacacacacacacacacacacacacacacacacacacacacacacacacacacacacacacacacacacacacacacccacaggttTCTAAGACCAGTCCCTATTCCATGCTACTCCATCAGTAACTGGTATAACTCAGACAGAGGCTgcttcccaaatagcaccctattcctatatagatccctatgggacctggtcaaagtagtgcactatataaggaatagggtgatatttgggatgcacacagaaggacactactgttcaaaagtttggggtcacttagaaatgtccttgttttctaaagaaaagcaattttttcgtccattaaaataacatcaaattgatttgaaatacagtgtagacattgttaatgttgtaaatggcgattgtagctggaaacggctgattttttaatggaatatctacataggcgtacagaggcccattatcagcaaccatcagtcctgtgctcccatggcacgttgtgtttgctaatccaagtttatcattttaaaagactaattgatcattagaaaacccttttgcaattaattatgttagcacagctgaaaactgttgtgctgattaaagaagcaataaaactggccttcttgagactagttgagtatctggagcatcagcaattgtgggtgcgattacaggttcaaaatggcctgaaactttcttctgaaactcgtcagtctattcttgtttctcgctattccatgcgagaaattgccaaaacTGAAggtctcgtacaacgctgtgtactactcccttcacagaacagcaaaactggctctaaccagaatagaaagaggagtgggaggccccggtgcacaactgagcaagaggacaaatacattagaatgtctagtttgagaaacaggcgcctcacaggtcctcgactggcagcttcattaaatagtacccacaaaacaccagtctcaacgtcaacagtgaagaggcgactccgggatgctgaccttctaggcagagttgcaaagaaaaagccatatctcagactggccaataaaatg from the Coregonus clupeaformis isolate EN_2021a chromosome 14, ASM2061545v1, whole genome shotgun sequence genome contains:
- the LOC121581388 gene encoding serine/threonine-protein kinase pim-2-like; the encoded protein is MWAKMSESEDVLPLEIALLRQVCRLPRCRGVAQLLDYYWMPGPEGAGVYLLVLERPIPCLDLFNYMQEGSGYLEEGMARHVMQQVVSALLHCHSRGVVHRDLKPENILVQLTNHNVLLLDFGSASVLKEGEYTDVAGTPEYLPPETVLRGEYFAVPATVWSLGILLFQMVWGDVPFYSDTSIAKATLYFPRGISRDCRHLIRRCLAVSPDDRPTLEQLQQHPWMQ